The following DNA comes from Spirochaetota bacterium.
AGGAGGAGCAGAGAATACCGAGCCTATCCCAGGGGTCAATATTGACCCACATGCAACATATCTATATGGAGGAGCTGCACCGGCATTCGAACAGCTTGAATTGCATAAATTTGGATTTAGGATGGTGTATATGAATGGTGCAGCAGGAGGTATAACATCAGATGGGAAATGTTATCTGATTAGTCCTGAGCATAGGGATGAGACAATAGCATCTATGAGGAAGTTTTCTCAAAAGGATGCTGATATGTTTGAAATGCTTTATGACATAGGTGATGATGTTGATCCAAACAAAATCATAGTAGAGATTTTGCGATCTATATACTGGACGCCTCCACCACCATCACATATAAAGCTGGGTCCTGATGAGCTTCCATGGTCCAAGGTATTTAAAGAGTATTTACCTGGTCTGTATGATGATGAGTGGAATAAGATGTCTGTATTGGATATTGCAGATGTACTTGTTGAATCAGAGCCTTTGAAGGTTGGATTGGCAATGGGAAGCTGGTATAATGGTCCTCATCCATCATGGAAGGGATGTGGAATACCAGGAATAGCATGCAATCTATTATTGTACTATTCTCATGGCACGCCTAGAGGCGGTATGCATTCATATGCACATTCACTCGTCAGGTGTGCGTTATATCATGGAGCTAAAATCTACACAAACAGCAGGGTTGAAGAGATAATCGTTGAAGATGGAGAGGCAAAGGGAGTAATACTCGCAGATGATGCTCATGCAAAGAATAAAAGGATATATGCATCCAAGGCTGTACTCTCGAATACTCATGTGATGCAGACATTTCTGGATCTTATTCCTTCGAGAGAGCTTGATAGGGATTTTGTAGAGAGGGTAAAGGGATTAAATCTTAAAGGAGGTAGCCTATTTGTTCTTTCGCTTGTGACAAGTGAAATGCCCAAATATATTGGCGGTGCTGATGAGCT
Coding sequences within:
- a CDS encoding FAD-binding protein, whose amino-acid sequence is MKEIYDIVIIGGGTNGLSIASYLGKCGLSVCICEDRCECGGGAENTEPIPGVNIDPHATYLYGGAAPAFEQLELHKFGFRMVYMNGAAGGITSDGKCYLISPEHRDETIASMRKFSQKDADMFEMLYDIGDDVDPNKIIVEILRSIYWTPPPPSHIKLGPDELPWSKVFKEYLPGLYDDEWNKMSVLDIADVLVESEPLKVGLAMGSWYNGPHPSWKGCGIPGIACNLLLYYSHGTPRGGMHSYAHSLVRCALYHGAKIYTNSRVEEIIVEDGEAKGVILADDAHAKNKRIYASKAVLSNTHVMQTFLDLIPSRELDRDFVERVKGLNLKGGSLFVLSLVTSEMPKYIGGADELFSDGRWPTVVAIPADGREQMLNQERDVYALNTHPTSMDSMITGLCSHDVFDRTRCYNDELYLFSPIYIQVPPPEYHRDGPEAVNR